One window of Penaeus chinensis breed Huanghai No. 1 chromosome 3, ASM1920278v2, whole genome shotgun sequence genomic DNA carries:
- the LOC125039849 gene encoding dynamin-like 120 kDa protein, mitochondrial isoform X3, which yields MQKLVKGRFGYIIRVVGVSQSRWARQMLTSRQDHEKVRTVVVPIARHYSSLRPLRGDLLKFPGPNYGIPSRGIGMIVARVLRGALKIRYLLLGGTIAGGSALAKTYEQWKEALPDAKFLEELMPSQEELDAIRTALISYRDKIKDSVPEFTLDPKLKELGESKYDQLVLWFKERLDDAIKAAEEEKTEGSGFFTDGKEEDDFSSDLKQHAISFTAMGSTAEKEREKAELLRLRLSQIEAELQEKTESLTKELSNVTRENAELRGKVEANETIREKYESLQEELMQVQLKYQKEVERLEKENKELRKSLMLRAGDKIAHKKIKKSLIDMYSEVLDELCDYDSSYDTQDHLPRVVVVGDQSSGKTSVLEMVAQARIFPRGAGEMMTRAPVMVTLSEGPYHIASFKDSTREFDLSKESELSELRKEVELRMLNSVRLGRTVSHEVISMTVKGPGLQRMVLVDLPGIISTVTTDMASDTREAIRSISEQYMSNPNAIILCIQDGSVDAERSNVTDLVSQMDPQGKRTIFVLTKVDLAEENLANPDRIRKILSGKLFPMKALGYFAVVTGKGSKEDSIQAIKDYEESFFRSSRLFKGGVINSHQCTTRNLSFAVSECFWKMVRDTVEQQADAFKATRFNLETEWKNNFPRTRELDRDELFEKARGEILDEVVNLSQVSPKQWEDALSKKMWDKMVTHIFENIYLPAAQTENSGTFNTTADIKLKQWADGMLPKKCVEVGWETLEDEFRRFMERAKNSKDHDDIFDSLKACVVDEAMRRHEWEDKAADVLRVIQLNALEDRSVHDKQQWDAACKFLEESVKDKLHTTESTLREMVGPSTKEQWMYWSYPTEEQKRRAAVKSELENILKSDYKHKNTLTYDEVTQVRKNSQAQGVDVDNEFIRETWHPVYRRHFLRRALAKAYDCRKAFYAYHQGLEGELGVECNDVVLFWRIQQMIRITANALRQQVMNREARRLEKEIKEVLEEYGCDRDKKEHLLTGRRVMLAEELKRVRQIQEKLEEFIYALNAEK from the exons GTCAGAACTGTGGTTGTTCCAATTGCACGTCACTACTCCTCTCTGCGACCCCTGAGAGGAGACCTACTGAAGTTCCCTGGACCAAATTATGGCATTCCTTCTCGAGGAATTGGCATGATTGTAGCTAGGGTGCTTCGCGGGGCTCTCAAGATACGTTACCTGCTGCTGGGTGGTACCATTGCAGGTGGCAGTGCTCTGGCCAAG ACTTATGAGCAGTGGAAGGAGGCCCTGCCAGATGCAAAGTTTCTGGAGGAACTAATGCCATCTCAAGAGGAGCTGGATGCCATCAGGACAGCTCTCATTTCATACAGGGACAAGATCAAAGATTCAGTTCCAGAATTTACACTTG ATCCAAAGCTGAAGGAGCTCGGGGAGTCAAAATATGATCAGCTGGTGCTATGGTTCAAGGAGCGGCTTGATGATGCAATCAAGGCAGCGGAAGAGGAAAAAACTGAAGGCTCAGGATTCTTCACGGATGGTAAGGAAGAGGATG ACTTCTCCTCAGATCTTAAGCAGCATGCAATTTCCTTCACTGCAATGGGGTCAACtgcagagaaagaacgagagaaagcag AGCTCCTTCGCCTGAGATTGTCTCAGATTGAAGCGGAACTGCAGGAAAAGACAGAAAGTCTGACAAAAGAACTCTCCAATGTTACTCGTGAGAATGCAGAACTAAGAGGGAAAGTTGAAGCCAATG AGACAATAAGAGAAAAGTATGAGAGCCTGCAAGAGGAGCTGATGCAGGTGCAACTCAAGTACCAAAAGGAAGTGGAGCGcctggagaaggagaacaaggagctCAGGAAGTCGCTGATGCTTAGAGCGGGTGACAAAATAGCacacaagaaaattaaaaagtcCCTCATTGACATGTACAGTGAGGTGCTGGATGAACTCTGTGACTATGACAGCAGCTATGACACACAGGATCACCTACCAAGGGTGGTAGTGGTTGGGGACCAGAGCTCGGGCAAGACTTCCGTGTTGGAGATGGTGGCACAG GCAAGAATTTTCCCCCGTGGAGCTGGGGAGATGATGACCCGTGCACCAGTCATGGTAACGCTCAGTGAGGGACCATATCACATTGCCTCCTTCAAGGACTCAACCAGAGAGTTTGATCTCAGCAAGGAATCAGAACTGAGTGAACTCAGGAAGGAG GTGGAGCTTAGGATGCTTAATAGTGTCCGATTAGGTCGCACAGTCAGCCATGAAGTTATTTCAATGACAGTAAAAGGCCCAGGATTACAGAGGATGGTGCTTGTTGACCTACCAGGGATCATCAGT aCTGTAACAACTGACATGGCTTCAGATACTCGCGAGGCAATCCGCAGCATCTCGGAACAGTACATGTCTAACCCAAATGCCATCATTCTTTGCATTCAAGATGGATCAGTTGATGCGGAACGATCAAATGTCACAGATCTTGTCAGTCAGATGGATCCACAGGGCAAGCGAACCATTTTTGTTTTGACCAAGGTTGATTTAGCTGAAGAAAACCTGGCCAATCCAGATAGA aTAAGAAAAATCCTGTCTGGGAAGCTATTCCCAATGAAGGCTCTTGGTTACTTTGCTGTGGTGACCGGGAAGGGGAGTAAGGAAGACTCTATACAAGCCATAAAGGATTATGAGGAATCCTTCTTTAGAAGCTCAAGATTATTTAA GGGTGGAGTTATCAACAGCCATCAGTGTACCACCAGGAATCTTAGCTTTGCTGTTTCTGAATGCTTTTGGAAGATGGTGAGAGACACTGTGGAACAGCAGGCTGATGCTTTCAAGGCTACGCGTTTTAACCTAGAGACAGAGTGGAAGAATAATTTCCCCAG GACGCGAGAACTTGACCGGGATGAACTCTTTGAGAAAGCTCGAGGAGAAATCCTGGATGAAGTAGTGAACTTATCACAAGTGTCTCCCAAACAGTGGGAGGATGCTCTGTCAAAAAAGATGTGGGACAAGATGGTAACCCACATATTTGAAAACATTTATTTACCAGCTGCACAAACAGAAAATTCTG GTACATTTAACACAACTGCAGATATTAAGCTGAAGCAGTGGGCTGATGGTATGCTTCCCAAGAAGTGTGTAGAAGTTGGTTGGGAGACACTAGAAGATGAGTTCAGAAGGTTCATGGAGAGAGCCAAAAATTCAAAGGACCATGATGACATTTTTGACAGCCTGAAAGCCTGTGTTGTAGACGAGGCAATGAGGCGCCACGAATGGGAAGATAAG GCTGCAGATGTGTTGAGAGTAATCCAGCTAAATGCCCTGGAGGATAGGTCGGTCCATGACAAGCAGCAGTGGGACGCAGCTTGCAAGTTCTTGGAGGAATCAGTTAAAGATAAGCTTCACACCACTGAGTCTACACTAAG GGAGATGGTTGGACCCAGCACCAAAGAACAGTGGATGTATTGGTCATATCCCACAGAAGAGCAGAAAAGGAGAGCAGCAGTCAAATCAGAACTTGAGAATATCTTGAAGTCTGACTAT AAACATAAAAACACTCTTACATATGATGAAGTAACCCAAGTTCGCAAGAATTCACAAGCCCAGGGAGTTGATGTAGACAATGAATTTATCCGTGAAACTTGGCATCCTGTGTACCGAAGACACTTCCTCCGACGCGCCCTAGCGAAGGCATATGATTGCAGGAAGGCCTTCTATGCTTACCATCAAGGGCTTGAGGGAGAGTTAggg GTGGAGTGTAATGATGTTGTACTCTTCTGGAGGATTCAGCAAATGATTAGAATAACAGCAAATGCTCTTAGACAACAAGTTATGAATCGTGAAG CACGGAGGCTagaaaaagaaatcaaggaaGTTTTGGAAGAGTATGGCTGTGATCGGGACAAGAAAGAACATTTGTTGACTGGACGGCGAGTAATGTTAGCAGAAGAACTCA AACGAGTCAGACAGATCCAGGAAAAACTAGAAGAATTCATTTATGCACTAAATGCTGAGAAATAA